GTGGGGCGCGCTGTACGTGCTCGTCGGCTACGTTAGCGCGATCCTCGTCGGCGAGTGGCGGTTCCGGCAGCTCGCCGACTGGAAGAAGACCCGCGCGAAGGTGCGTAAGGCCCTCGATGAGAATAAGGGGCGACGGGTGAAGGTCGACCTCGGCGGGTTCACCTACACGGCGGGCGGCATCACGCAGGGCGGCGGCTCGTCGGGTAGTGGGGGCGGCTTCAGCAGCGGGGGAAGCAGCTTCAGCGGCGGCGGTGGCTCGTCCGGCGGCGGCGGCGCGTCGGGGAGCTGGTAAGCCGAGCGGCTTCGCCTCAGCAGGTGCCGAGCGGTTCGACGCGGAGCCGGATCCCGTCGGGATCGTCGAGCGAGAGGGAGCCGTCGGCGAGGTCGTAGGGGACGTCGTGGGCGTCGAGGCGGCTGCGGAGCGCCTGCCACGAGCGGCGCGGGAGGCGGAAGCCGAGCCGGTTGACCCCGCTCTGCGGCACGGTCCCGGTCACGGCCGGAGCCTCGACGAGCTCGATCACGTCGAGCCCTTCGGCGTCGATGAGCACGGCGCGGAGCCGGTCGAAGTGGAGCGGGTGCCGCTCGACGGTCCGCAGCGAGAGGCCGAGGAGGCCGGAGTAGAACCCGAGCGCTTCTTCGAACCGCGCCGTCGTGACACAGACGTGGCCGAGCCAGATCGTCGACGACGGGTTTTTGAGGGCCCGTTCGAGGACGCGGTGGGGTGTGGACGGCGACGGTTCGGTGGCGAGATGAGCCATGAGGCGTAGTGCGGCTGCGGATGGTCGGGGGGAGTCGGACACCCGATGGCAGAGTCTATGCCACGGCAGCGAGGCCCCTTTCATCTCCGTGCGGCGTAACGGCCGCACCCCGCCGATATCCGCAAAACGACGGCTAGGCCGAGCGCCGCCCGCTCGAACGGCGCTCCCTCACTCCACTGAGACGCGCTGCCGCTTCGTGAGCGCGGCGTGCGCGAACCGGAGCGCATCAGCGAGCCGGTCGGCGTCGGCGAGCGGGTTGTAGACGTAGGCGCTCGCTCG
This genomic interval from Rhodothermales bacterium contains the following:
- a CDS encoding VOC family protein is translated as MAHLATEPSPSTPHRVLERALKNPSSTIWLGHVCVTTARFEEALGFYSGLLGLSLRTVERHPLHFDRLRAVLIDAEGLDVIELVEAPAVTGTVPQSGVNRLGFRLPRRSWQALRSRLDAHDVPYDLADGSLSLDDPDGIRLRVEPLGTC